One window of the Thalassoroseus pseudoceratinae genome contains the following:
- a CDS encoding HTTM domain-containing protein: MSDTESIANASDRDSLRTRFASSFTERLYQPVPNDWLIVYRISFGVIMTWFAVKYIVLQIVDYQYILPAFHFTYYGFDWIKPWPVKIDFDGFILHGMHIHFYVLALLSILITIGLRYRLAAFLYALAFTYVFLIDKTYYQNHYYLVTILSLLLPLLPANQAFSCDALLHREIRSPQTAVWTLWLMRFVIALPYVFGGISKLNGDWLRGQPMRYALANKADTPFVGGPWFTEEWFVQCFVWGGLIFDLAIVPALLWKPTRKIAFITAIGFHLTNALVWPIGIFPWLMMLATTVFFEPDWPRRLWAMFRLQRYRPMTLLPTNVPPRWQQRMLISFLGAFVLFHVLMPFRHYVLPGNPSWNEYAHHFSWHMLVRGKISALRIYVTDPQTGITQCANPAHHGMNGKQYAVATRDPRMIHQMCQHIHNDLLARGYGDLEVRVLALVSLNGRRPQMMVDPSVNLAAEPRTWRFSEWILPLTEPYRHRAWDVPVDQWEQHLTLELPVQLQIGRHSSTPRANPVY; this comes from the coding sequence ATGAGTGATACAGAATCCATTGCGAATGCTTCTGACCGTGATAGCTTGCGGACTCGTTTCGCGAGTTCGTTTACGGAACGGCTTTATCAACCGGTGCCGAACGATTGGTTGATTGTCTATCGCATTTCGTTTGGCGTCATTATGACGTGGTTTGCCGTCAAGTATATTGTTCTTCAGATCGTTGACTACCAATATATCTTGCCGGCATTTCACTTCACGTACTATGGGTTTGACTGGATTAAACCCTGGCCGGTCAAGATTGATTTCGATGGGTTCATCCTCCATGGAATGCATATCCATTTCTATGTGTTGGCTTTGCTGTCGATATTGATCACAATTGGGCTGCGTTATCGACTTGCAGCGTTTCTGTATGCTCTCGCATTTACCTATGTGTTCCTTATCGATAAGACTTACTATCAGAATCACTATTACCTAGTGACGATTTTAAGCCTGTTGCTTCCGCTGCTTCCGGCGAACCAGGCGTTTTCTTGCGATGCGTTATTGCATCGCGAGATTCGCTCACCGCAGACGGCCGTTTGGACGCTTTGGCTCATGCGGTTTGTGATTGCCCTGCCCTATGTCTTCGGCGGAATATCAAAACTCAACGGCGATTGGCTTCGTGGTCAGCCCATGCGTTATGCATTGGCGAACAAGGCCGATACGCCTTTTGTGGGCGGACCATGGTTCACCGAAGAATGGTTTGTGCAATGCTTCGTTTGGGGCGGACTCATCTTCGACTTGGCGATCGTCCCGGCCCTATTGTGGAAGCCGACGCGAAAAATCGCGTTCATCACAGCGATTGGATTTCATTTGACGAATGCACTGGTCTGGCCGATCGGCATCTTCCCTTGGTTGATGATGTTGGCGACGACGGTCTTCTTTGAACCGGATTGGCCACGCCGATTGTGGGCGATGTTTCGTCTCCAACGATATCGCCCGATGACTCTATTACCGACGAATGTTCCACCGCGTTGGCAACAGCGTATGCTCATTAGCTTCCTAGGGGCTTTTGTGCTGTTTCATGTGCTAATGCCATTTCGGCACTATGTGCTTCCTGGAAACCCAAGTTGGAACGAGTACGCACATCACTTTTCCTGGCATATGCTCGTCCGAGGCAAAATCTCGGCATTGCGAATCTACGTCACTGATCCTCAGACCGGAATCACTCAATGTGCGAACCCGGCACACCATGGCATGAATGGAAAGCAGTATGCAGTGGCCACACGGGATCCGCGGATGATTCATCAGATGTGTCAGCACATCCACAATGATTTGTTGGCACGTGGTTATGGTGACTTGGAAGTACGTGTGCTAGCACTAGTTTCTTTGAACGGCCGCAGACCTCAGATGATGGTTGATCCTTCGGTCAATCTTGCAGCTGAGCCTAGGACTTGGAGGTTTTCGGAATGGATCCTGCCATTAACGGAGCCATACCGGCATCGAGCTTGGGACGTGCCCGTTGATCAATGGGAACAGCATCTCACGCTAGAATTGCCGGTGCAACTTCAGATTGGTCGCCATTCGTCGACCCCACGAGCAAATCCGGTCTATTAA
- a CDS encoding PhoX family protein, producing MDHQEPFSRRDFLRVSSAAIGSASVVGAFDALTARAAKNDARTIGYGPLRPVKDESTGLKLIQLPEGFRYRTFGWTHDQIDDGTRTPSAHDGMAVISMDDEGVVTLCRNHERSSDNGAFGEETIVYDHRAGGGCMNLQFDTRVGEWRSAQPSLGGTVRNCAGGPTPWGTWLSCEETVLGPGSIDDGKKLAYQETHGWIFEVPASGNAVAEPLHDMGRFVHEAVAVDPDSGIVYETEDRGTAGFYRFIPKTPGKLSAGGTLEMLKVPKQADLGGGVNRGATFDCEWVKIDDPRRAHTPGTEDALGVFNQGRQKGGTRFARLEGCWYGNGLIYFVSTSGGRTGSGQIWSYNPQEDQLALVFESPATEVLDSPDNIAVSPRGGMVLCEDGDLVPQRLHGLTPDGQLFSFAANNAVLNGERNGIKGDYRGSEWAGATFSPDGKWLFVNMQSPGITFAITGPWADRGL from the coding sequence ATGGATCACCAAGAGCCGTTTTCTCGACGAGATTTTCTGCGTGTCAGTAGTGCTGCGATTGGATCGGCATCCGTTGTCGGGGCGTTTGATGCGTTAACAGCTCGCGCGGCCAAGAATGATGCCCGGACAATCGGCTATGGTCCGCTTCGGCCAGTCAAGGACGAGTCAACTGGATTGAAACTCATTCAGTTGCCAGAGGGTTTCCGCTATCGCACGTTTGGTTGGACTCACGATCAAATTGACGACGGCACGCGGACGCCTTCGGCTCACGACGGAATGGCTGTGATCTCGATGGATGACGAGGGCGTGGTGACGCTCTGTCGCAACCACGAACGAAGTTCGGATAATGGTGCCTTCGGGGAAGAGACGATTGTCTATGATCATCGAGCTGGTGGGGGTTGCATGAATTTGCAGTTCGATACCCGCGTCGGTGAATGGCGATCTGCTCAGCCGAGTTTGGGCGGCACGGTCCGGAACTGTGCAGGAGGGCCAACACCGTGGGGAACGTGGCTATCCTGCGAAGAAACTGTGCTTGGGCCGGGTAGTATTGATGACGGCAAGAAACTGGCTTATCAAGAAACCCATGGCTGGATATTTGAGGTTCCCGCAAGCGGAAACGCCGTGGCAGAACCGCTACACGATATGGGGCGGTTTGTGCACGAGGCGGTTGCTGTCGATCCGGATTCGGGAATTGTCTATGAAACCGAAGACCGAGGAACGGCCGGCTTCTATCGGTTCATCCCCAAGACACCGGGGAAGTTGTCGGCCGGTGGTACACTCGAAATGCTCAAAGTGCCGAAGCAGGCAGACTTGGGCGGCGGCGTGAATCGCGGAGCAACGTTCGATTGCGAATGGGTCAAAATTGATGATCCCCGACGCGCTCACACGCCAGGCACTGAGGACGCTTTAGGGGTCTTCAATCAAGGACGTCAAAAGGGGGGCACGCGGTTCGCACGACTCGAAGGCTGTTGGTATGGGAACGGCTTGATCTATTTTGTTTCGACGAGTGGCGGACGTACCGGGAGCGGTCAGATTTGGTCTTATAACCCTCAGGAAGATCAATTGGCATTGGTGTTTGAATCACCGGCAACAGAAGTGCTTGATAGTCCGGACAACATTGCAGTTAGTCCTCGTGGTGGGATGGTACTTTGCGAAGATGGTGATTTGGTTCCTCAACGCTTACATGGTCTAACTCCAGATGGGCAGTTGTTCTCATTCGCAGCCAACAATGCGGTTTTGAATGGCGAGCGAAACGGAATCAAGGGTGACTATCGCGGAAGTGAATGGGCCGGTGCCACGTTCAGCCCCGATGGAAAATGGCTCTTTGTCAACATGCAAAGTCCAGGGATTACCTTTGCGATTACAGGGCCTTGGGCGGATCGTGGACTTTGA
- a CDS encoding DUF1559 domain-containing protein, with amino-acid sequence MNLRRLGFTLIELLVVIAIIAILIALLLPAVQQAREAARRTQCKNNLKQIGLGLHNYHDTFQRFPWGIATDVDDSAGFDDDGYSFFAHILPFIEQKALFEQVNPQCTAGVLRTYYDNNGGTPGTTIPGGDIVIPAYKCPSSTLPEIVPETWAIPGGPSGSMRALSVGYATTDYKGAGGSCNGDNGMLHKRAEVLQGRRIADVTDGTSNTVFVGESAYVSDGQDWPTWIGATGSDESNRFNGRTSAPINAGVNPNNMYNAVSDDSAFSFHTGGAQFLFVDGSVKFITENIDNTHNGSWCALNGINDGIVIGEY; translated from the coding sequence ATGAATCTGCGTCGTCTTGGTTTTACTCTCATTGAACTACTAGTCGTGATAGCAATCATTGCGATTCTCATTGCTCTACTTTTGCCGGCTGTACAACAGGCTCGGGAGGCTGCCCGTCGAACCCAATGCAAGAATAACCTGAAGCAGATTGGACTCGGGCTACACAACTACCATGATACGTTCCAACGCTTTCCTTGGGGGATTGCAACCGACGTTGACGACAGCGCAGGATTTGATGACGACGGATATAGTTTCTTCGCTCATATCCTTCCATTCATCGAGCAGAAAGCGTTGTTCGAACAAGTAAATCCGCAGTGCACCGCTGGGGTCTTAAGAACCTATTACGACAATAACGGCGGAACTCCTGGCACGACTATTCCAGGTGGTGATATCGTGATCCCAGCGTACAAGTGCCCCTCGTCAACACTACCTGAAATCGTTCCCGAAACTTGGGCTATTCCTGGTGGTCCCAGTGGGTCGATGCGAGCTTTGTCCGTTGGTTATGCCACAACTGACTACAAAGGTGCGGGCGGAAGCTGTAACGGCGACAACGGAATGCTACACAAGCGAGCGGAAGTTCTCCAAGGACGTCGAATTGCCGACGTGACCGATGGAACGAGCAACACAGTCTTCGTTGGTGAATCCGCCTATGTCTCCGATGGCCAGGACTGGCCAACTTGGATTGGCGCCACGGGCAGTGATGAGTCAAACCGATTCAACGGACGGACATCCGCTCCCATTAATGCCGGAGTCAACCCGAACAATATGTACAACGCGGTCAGTGATGACAGTGCTTTTAGCTTCCATACAGGCGGTGCCCAGTTCCTATTCGTTGACGGATCGGTCAAGTTCATTACAGAGAACATCGACAACACTCATAACGGATCGTGGTGTGCGCTCAACGGCATCAACGATGGTATCGTCATCGGCGAGTACTAG
- a CDS encoding purple acid phosphatase family protein, which produces MASAASYSQEREPKPQEGYQGMVVEPTLPVATDVPDRILVSWSRNPATSFSVTWRSKAGADAVAEIAEATKGPQFLKNVERAKGETSKLKTNLGVVHMHAATFDGLKPDTLYTYRVGSKRTRPLAKEFAGSQHADSVDYAWSEWFQVRTAKKFDKKVSPARFVYVGDAQNDVKSLWSRLIRESFRDAPRMTFMLHAGDLINRGNNDQEWGEWFHSGDFIFATVPQIAIPGNHEYDRDPFHPNYEKNPGERYLTRRWAQRFEFPKNGPKGMTENVYYIDVQGIRIIGLDSRSNEVELQAKWLEGVLKNNPNRWTIVTHHHPVYSTSRGRDNPQLRKYWQPLYEKYGVDLVLQGHDHSYGRSAPLAVHDHDHEHGHNHDHAGESNVATGLRVADSKGPVYVVSVSGPKMYSLKDYSKGENPFEKHIANTQLYQVIDINHDALSYAAKTPTGETVDHFHIVKDAKGDSTFMDHHDH; this is translated from the coding sequence ATGGCCAGTGCTGCAAGCTACTCGCAAGAACGGGAGCCAAAACCACAGGAGGGGTATCAGGGGATGGTGGTCGAGCCGACTCTACCGGTGGCTACCGACGTCCCCGATCGGATTCTTGTCTCTTGGAGTCGTAACCCTGCGACATCGTTTTCCGTCACTTGGAGAAGCAAAGCTGGTGCCGATGCCGTTGCGGAAATCGCCGAGGCGACCAAAGGACCACAATTCTTGAAGAACGTCGAACGAGCCAAAGGTGAAACTTCCAAGTTGAAGACAAACCTTGGCGTGGTTCATATGCACGCTGCCACGTTCGATGGACTCAAGCCGGATACGTTATATACCTATCGTGTCGGCTCGAAACGAACGCGACCACTTGCGAAAGAATTCGCCGGTTCTCAGCACGCCGACTCTGTTGATTACGCCTGGAGCGAATGGTTTCAGGTTCGCACGGCGAAAAAGTTCGACAAGAAGGTTTCACCCGCTCGCTTCGTCTATGTGGGCGACGCCCAGAATGACGTTAAGAGTCTATGGTCGCGGTTGATTCGAGAGTCATTCCGCGATGCTCCACGCATGACTTTCATGTTGCACGCCGGCGATCTCATCAATCGTGGTAACAATGATCAGGAGTGGGGGGAGTGGTTTCACTCCGGTGATTTCATTTTCGCCACTGTCCCGCAGATCGCCATCCCTGGCAACCATGAATACGATCGTGATCCGTTCCACCCGAATTACGAGAAGAACCCTGGTGAACGCTACTTGACCCGTCGTTGGGCGCAACGATTTGAATTCCCGAAAAACGGCCCGAAAGGAATGACCGAGAACGTCTACTACATTGATGTTCAAGGAATTCGAATTATCGGCCTCGATTCCCGTAGCAATGAAGTGGAACTCCAGGCGAAGTGGTTGGAGGGAGTTTTGAAAAACAACCCCAACCGATGGACCATCGTCACTCATCACCATCCCGTTTACTCGACAAGCCGCGGACGCGACAACCCTCAACTCCGCAAGTATTGGCAGCCTTTGTACGAGAAGTACGGCGTTGACCTTGTCCTGCAAGGGCATGACCACAGTTACGGTCGGTCCGCTCCGCTCGCCGTCCACGATCATGATCACGAGCACGGTCACAACCATGACCATGCGGGAGAATCCAACGTCGCCACTGGCTTACGTGTCGCCGATTCCAAAGGCCCGGTTTACGTCGTTTCCGTGAGCGGACCTAAAATGTATTCGCTCAAAGATTACTCGAAAGGCGAAAACCCGTTCGAGAAACACATTGCCAACACGCAACTGTATCAGGTGATCGATATCAACCACGATGCGTTGAGCTATGCGGCCAAGACTCCGACTGGCGAAACCGTCGATCATTTCCACATCGTCAAAGACGCTAAGGGAGATTCGACGTTTATGGATCACCACGATCACTAA
- a CDS encoding Gfo/Idh/MocA family protein, whose protein sequence is MTPVNRSLNRRHFLQTGLAAGAWLGVASSRTFAASPNNEIRLGFIGCGGRGGQLINLFKELDEVKIAGLYDPDPRRAAGAKNGSRTNPTIFSSLEDLLESDDIDAVVIAACNHWHCLAAIMAMEAGKDVYVEKPLSHTQWEGQQVVAAARKYNRICQVGTQQRSDPMQAEIKKFLHEEKALGEIQSARVNRYGQRGPIGKRSTPLKIDSNVDYNMWLGPAQDEPIYRNNLHYDWHWDWNTGSGEMGNWGVHVLDDLRNNVFRDQVSLPKRIFGGGGRVAWNDAGDTPNVHFVYFDTGSIPVVIGLSNLKEIGSAKHPGPGSGYIAYCEGGRFEGQRGRAVAYDSDGKKIKSFKGTGGNTLHQQNFIDAVRSRNSSILNTDVLVGHHSTGWCNLANIAFQSGSTFSHEAAKEIDGGEGVWSSLLEETEKHLASHNIKMESSEIKLSPLLTVDAEKEKFVGEHSEQANNLLKRQYRKGFEVPEIA, encoded by the coding sequence ATGACTCCCGTCAATCGATCATTGAATCGCCGCCACTTTCTTCAGACAGGACTCGCCGCCGGGGCATGGCTTGGTGTGGCATCGAGCCGGACATTTGCCGCCAGTCCGAACAACGAAATTCGTCTCGGGTTTATTGGGTGCGGTGGTCGCGGAGGGCAGTTAATCAACCTCTTCAAGGAGTTGGACGAGGTTAAAATCGCTGGGCTTTACGATCCGGATCCACGACGAGCAGCCGGGGCCAAGAACGGTTCCCGCACAAATCCGACGATCTTCTCGAGTCTCGAGGACTTGCTCGAAAGTGATGACATCGATGCCGTTGTGATCGCAGCTTGTAACCACTGGCATTGCTTGGCAGCCATCATGGCGATGGAAGCGGGCAAAGATGTCTATGTGGAAAAACCGCTCTCGCATACGCAGTGGGAAGGTCAGCAAGTTGTGGCGGCGGCTCGCAAGTACAACCGCATCTGCCAAGTCGGAACCCAGCAACGATCCGACCCTATGCAGGCGGAAATTAAGAAGTTTCTCCACGAGGAAAAAGCACTCGGCGAAATTCAGTCAGCCCGCGTCAATCGGTACGGACAACGGGGACCGATCGGTAAACGATCGACGCCGCTGAAGATCGACTCCAACGTGGACTACAACATGTGGCTCGGGCCGGCACAGGATGAGCCGATTTATCGCAACAACCTGCACTACGATTGGCACTGGGATTGGAACACAGGGTCTGGGGAAATGGGCAACTGGGGCGTCCACGTGCTCGACGATCTTCGCAACAATGTTTTCCGGGACCAAGTCTCATTGCCGAAACGAATCTTCGGTGGCGGCGGACGTGTTGCCTGGAACGATGCTGGTGACACGCCGAACGTTCATTTCGTGTACTTCGACACCGGCTCCATTCCGGTCGTTATTGGTCTGAGCAATCTCAAGGAAATCGGATCGGCGAAGCATCCCGGCCCTGGCAGCGGGTACATCGCATACTGCGAAGGTGGACGGTTCGAAGGCCAACGAGGTCGCGCGGTTGCGTACGACAGCGATGGCAAGAAAATCAAATCCTTCAAAGGCACCGGCGGCAACACGCTGCATCAGCAGAACTTCATTGATGCCGTCCGATCCCGCAATTCGTCAATCTTGAACACCGATGTTCTCGTGGGACATCACTCCACCGGTTGGTGCAACCTTGCGAACATCGCGTTCCAATCAGGCAGCACGTTCAGCCATGAGGCGGCCAAGGAAATCGATGGCGGAGAAGGTGTTTGGAGCAGTCTGCTCGAAGAAACTGAAAAGCACTTGGCTTCTCACAACATCAAGATGGAAAGCTCGGAGATCAAACTCAGTCCGCTGCTGACCGTCGACGCCGAAAAGGAAAAGTTCGTTGGTGAGCATTCTGAGCAAGCCAACAACCTCCTCAAGCGGCAATACCGCAAAGGCTTCGAAGTCCCGGAAATTGCGTAA
- a CDS encoding FkbM family methyltransferase, with protein MAQATSEPYILAQTNFGFVIKAYQHDRCSQIIAQCGEFEGAVSRLITNLLKPGNHFVDAGANIGYFTLLAAECVGPSGTVTAFEPARSVRKLLQENVQLLPHRQCVNVLPYALSDGHGTARFYEGPQNHTGISSLRPISQSATNYPVELRQWDEIPSDRPVHVIKLDIEGAEVQALHGMRRTLRRWRPTIVLEVTDRFLREMGSNTQELFALMDELGYQGWTLNGQALEPIRNPDDGHKEQYNAIFTHEDRVALHRLLNRGYHIKKRAFATTVDSRPTPSVLFFSMHGDSSVEIAELCRASGVPLDIGPPKSRLVRTTMSDSERNRLGKLGVGSPDDEAIIQRLRQSVYGAVIVTTDAQVQQFERHLRGYNPHVPLIVRHGNNIFEALKKLNIKHFMGPSRRALEIMSSCNTFHTRKLLDWENLPPVSLDPNKRSGLASYIHKYRQSWPDSWARLERVNKGLANQRVKVFGNGNPDGLVHDLPTMAKSRATVHIKDNGIRCFCVLRSMAMGTPVVVDRLTCERTFLDDVSGIIVCDDTDELVHELNRLATDNAYWLERSVESLSAARRQFTADRHLAKGFLRFIHEAIARN; from the coding sequence GTGGCCCAGGCAACCTCTGAGCCGTACATTTTGGCTCAAACGAATTTTGGGTTCGTGATCAAAGCGTATCAGCACGATCGTTGTAGCCAAATTATTGCTCAGTGTGGTGAATTCGAGGGGGCGGTGAGTCGGCTGATCACAAACCTGCTTAAACCGGGGAACCACTTTGTCGATGCTGGCGCGAACATCGGATACTTCACGCTCTTGGCGGCCGAATGCGTTGGACCATCGGGAACCGTGACCGCGTTCGAGCCGGCACGGTCGGTCCGGAAACTTCTACAGGAGAATGTCCAACTTCTTCCGCATCGGCAGTGCGTGAATGTGTTGCCGTATGCACTCTCGGACGGCCATGGAACCGCACGGTTCTACGAAGGTCCGCAAAACCATACTGGCATCTCGTCACTTCGTCCAATCTCTCAATCTGCGACCAATTACCCGGTCGAGTTACGACAATGGGATGAAATCCCGAGTGACCGACCGGTGCATGTGATCAAACTGGATATCGAAGGGGCCGAGGTGCAGGCTCTGCATGGGATGCGTCGGACATTGCGACGATGGCGTCCGACTATTGTTCTCGAAGTGACAGACCGATTTCTTCGCGAGATGGGCAGCAACACACAGGAACTCTTCGCACTTATGGATGAGTTGGGGTATCAGGGTTGGACGCTCAACGGCCAAGCTCTGGAGCCGATTCGAAATCCCGATGATGGTCACAAAGAACAGTACAACGCCATCTTCACACACGAGGACCGTGTTGCTTTACACCGACTTCTCAACCGCGGCTATCACATCAAGAAACGAGCTTTCGCCACGACGGTTGATTCCCGTCCGACCCCGTCGGTCTTGTTCTTTTCGATGCACGGCGATTCGTCCGTGGAGATTGCCGAGCTGTGTCGTGCTTCCGGCGTTCCTCTCGACATCGGCCCTCCAAAGAGTCGGCTCGTCAGAACAACCATGAGCGACTCGGAGCGAAACCGGCTTGGAAAACTCGGCGTTGGTTCGCCTGACGATGAAGCCATCATTCAACGTCTGCGACAAAGTGTGTATGGAGCGGTCATTGTCACTACAGATGCCCAAGTGCAGCAGTTCGAGAGACATCTGCGAGGGTACAATCCGCATGTGCCGTTAATTGTGCGGCATGGCAATAACATCTTTGAGGCGCTTAAGAAACTCAACATCAAGCACTTCATGGGTCCCAGCCGCAGAGCGTTGGAAATCATGTCGTCATGCAACACGTTTCACACTCGAAAACTTTTGGATTGGGAGAATCTACCGCCAGTTTCGCTCGACCCGAACAAGCGATCGGGATTGGCATCCTACATCCACAAATACCGGCAATCGTGGCCAGACTCCTGGGCACGGCTGGAGCGTGTCAACAAGGGACTGGCGAATCAGCGAGTCAAAGTCTTTGGCAACGGTAACCCAGATGGGCTCGTGCATGATTTGCCAACCATGGCGAAATCCAGGGCGACCGTCCACATCAAGGATAACGGGATTCGTTGTTTTTGCGTATTGCGATCCATGGCGATGGGCACACCCGTCGTTGTGGATCGGCTGACCTGCGAGCGAACATTCCTCGATGATGTTTCCGGCATCATCGTTTGCGACGATACCGACGAACTCGTTCACGAGTTGAATCGGCTCGCCACCGACAACGCTTACTGGCTTGAACGCAGCGTCGAGTCTCTCAGCGCGGCTCGTCGTCAGTTTACCGCCGATCGCCATCTTGCCAAGGGATTCCTGCGGTTCATCCACGAAGCCATCGCGCGGAACTAA
- a CDS encoding glycosyltransferase family A protein has protein sequence MPRKAALLLPTPERCRWRSVEGDTTRCGLLGAFLGPAESCVSDQICRSCCDSFPPSERQLNPVVASLLYRKAETIETVGGTSECRLEVAKQVRQHAERSLNIVHPAPFRLTPARLRQDCCWLEKTPSTKPISETSSASETAETVYACTHPTHHQADHTHCRMCRDWTRHPTVSRLLSMEELIPPPSERCGSAVREWGVAVTTSPRRQPTLEFTLDSLTRAGWKEPRLFLDGTVAIPERYAHLPVTWREDSVGAWPSWYMALAELILHQPNADAYLLLQDDTVLFDRHSLREYLETVLWPGKRPGIVSLFYTGNRTEGGWFNADGAWHFSAQALVLSAGVARALLCDPDLSRTWLAAAGGTHVPVPEMLSAWVHSNAVEMWSMSPSLAQHIGNTSTIWMDAPVIAGRRAAWFAGAVESEYGEGESLADFPEDFFAVEKADQSSYSERVARGRERMKQHSVVVCGLCRDVRLYLPRTAARIERLGEMFADYRVMLFENDSKDATLEFLFDWRSRNARVEFLTATAGRPKFQRSRSLARAEWLAHCRNQYRKEIQQRYAEFDYVIVVDTDLAGGWSYDGVAHTFGEDDWDCVGSYGLERRLDQTSDRPPYIHFDTWAFRPTPGTFASQLTNHNELHLSKGGPLLPVQSCFGGMGIYRTACMFAAEYGGSDCEHVVFHNRLHQAGLTRQFLNPSQLVLYSPIT, from the coding sequence ATGCCCCGAAAAGCCGCCCTGTTGCTCCCCACACCCGAACGGTGCCGATGGCGTTCCGTGGAAGGAGACACAACGCGATGCGGACTTCTGGGGGCGTTTCTCGGTCCTGCGGAATCATGTGTGTCCGACCAGATTTGTCGGTCATGTTGCGATTCGTTTCCGCCTTCCGAACGACAACTGAACCCCGTCGTCGCCAGTCTGCTGTACCGCAAAGCCGAGACCATCGAGACTGTCGGTGGCACGTCCGAGTGTCGTCTCGAGGTCGCGAAGCAGGTTCGGCAACATGCGGAACGCTCGCTCAATATCGTGCACCCTGCTCCGTTTCGTCTCACGCCCGCAAGGTTGCGTCAAGATTGCTGCTGGTTGGAAAAGACGCCCTCGACGAAGCCGATCTCCGAAACTTCTTCGGCGTCGGAAACTGCGGAGACAGTCTATGCGTGTACCCACCCGACTCATCACCAAGCAGACCACACACACTGTCGGATGTGTCGAGACTGGACGCGACACCCCACGGTTTCCCGATTACTGTCGATGGAAGAACTGATTCCGCCGCCTTCGGAACGATGTGGCTCCGCCGTTCGGGAATGGGGAGTGGCCGTCACAACGTCACCACGCCGCCAACCGACGCTTGAATTCACACTCGACTCACTCACGCGAGCCGGTTGGAAGGAACCGCGATTGTTTCTCGACGGGACGGTTGCCATACCGGAACGCTACGCACATCTCCCGGTCACTTGGCGGGAGGACAGTGTTGGGGCGTGGCCCTCATGGTATATGGCACTCGCCGAATTAATTTTGCACCAACCGAATGCGGATGCGTATTTACTTCTTCAGGATGATACCGTTCTGTTTGATCGGCACTCCCTTCGAGAGTATCTCGAAACGGTCCTGTGGCCGGGGAAACGACCGGGAATCGTCTCGCTGTTTTATACGGGGAATCGGACCGAGGGCGGTTGGTTCAATGCGGATGGTGCCTGGCATTTTAGTGCCCAGGCATTGGTGCTCTCTGCTGGCGTTGCACGGGCACTGCTTTGCGATCCGGATCTATCACGAACATGGTTGGCCGCGGCTGGTGGGACTCACGTTCCCGTGCCCGAGATGCTATCGGCATGGGTGCACTCGAATGCCGTTGAGATGTGGTCGATGTCGCCAAGTCTGGCGCAACACATTGGTAATACCAGTACGATTTGGATGGATGCGCCCGTTATCGCGGGACGGCGAGCCGCCTGGTTTGCCGGTGCCGTCGAGTCGGAATATGGTGAGGGCGAATCGCTGGCCGACTTCCCGGAGGATTTTTTCGCCGTCGAGAAGGCCGATCAATCGTCTTATTCGGAGCGAGTCGCCCGAGGTCGGGAGCGGATGAAACAACACTCGGTGGTCGTGTGTGGATTGTGCCGTGACGTTCGACTGTATCTCCCGCGAACGGCTGCCAGAATCGAACGATTAGGAGAGATGTTCGCCGACTACCGTGTGATGTTGTTCGAGAACGACTCAAAAGATGCCACGTTGGAATTCCTTTTCGACTGGCGATCTCGGAATGCACGGGTGGAGTTTCTCACGGCAACCGCGGGACGACCAAAGTTCCAGCGATCGCGAAGTCTCGCACGGGCTGAGTGGTTGGCTCACTGTCGGAATCAATATCGGAAGGAGATTCAACAACGTTACGCCGAGTTCGATTATGTAATCGTCGTGGATACCGATCTCGCCGGCGGATGGAGTTACGACGGTGTTGCACACACGTTCGGTGAAGACGACTGGGACTGCGTCGGTTCCTACGGTCTGGAACGCCGACTGGATCAAACGTCTGACCGGCCACCATACATTCACTTCGATACCTGGGCATTTCGTCCAACGCCCGGCACTTTTGCCAGCCAACTGACCAACCATAACGAACTTCATTTGTCCAAGGGCGGGCCGCTTTTGCCTGTTCAATCCTGTTTTGGTGGCATGGGGATTTACCGGACCGCTTGCATGTTCGCGGCGGAATACGGAGGAAGCGATTGCGAACATGTCGTCTTCCACAACCGACTTCATCAAGCCGGTTTGACTCGGCAGTTTCTCAATCCCAGCCAACTGGTTCTGTACTCGCCCATCACATGA